From Anoplopoma fimbria isolate UVic2021 breed Golden Eagle Sablefish chromosome 11, Afim_UVic_2022, whole genome shotgun sequence, one genomic window encodes:
- the cln3 gene encoding battenin, with the protein MEQTASVNAEPVHRPDIDVVGTCTKWRNWSGFWLLGLCNNFAYVVMLSAAHDILKKQESQNGTASTSPTLAVEFQGGNSSNSSRYDCNPVSTAAVLLADILPTLVIKLSAPFVIHKLPYGIRVLFCAIMAATSFLLVSFSSAVWMSILGVIFASIGAGLGELTFLSLTVYFSRDVLGGWSSGTGGAGVGGAFLYSGLTQFGLSPQVTLLTMLVVPLTLLLSYFFLLVVPPSLPQWRVRATEYTAVGSEDRRALMDESEEEEQEKSTPAEDRTVGPLTLTEKLHVIKGLLRFVFPLGLVYFAEYFINQGLMELMYFPKFFLSHAEQYRWYQTLYQVGVLVSRSSLCCVKIRKLWAVSLLQVVNAVLLLFAVRYQFLPSAWMVFPIVFYEGLLGGAAYVNTFYFISKETGDRHREFAMAAASVGDSLGIAVAGLTAFPVHRYFCSL; encoded by the exons ATGGAGCAGACGGCCAGCGTCAACGCAGAGCCCGTTCACCGTCCGGACATTGATG TTGTAGGTACTTGCACAAAATGGCGCAACTGGAGTGGATTTTG GCTCCTTGGATTGTGCAACAACTTTGCATATGTGGTAATGCTTAGCGCCGCCCATGACATCCTCAAAAAACAAGAGTCCCAAAACGGCACGGCATCT actTCACCCACATTGGCCGTGGAATTCCAAGGTGGGAACAGTAGCAACAGTAGCCGCTATGACTGCAATCCTGTCTCCACTGCG GCTGTGCTGTTAGCTGACATCCTCCCAACGCTCGTAATCAAGTTGTCTGCTCCCTTTGTGATCCACAAACTGCCTTATGG TATTCGAGTGTTGTTCTGTGCCATCATGGCAGCAACGAGTTTCCTCCTGGTGTCCTTCTCCTCAGCCGTGTGGATGAGCATTCTAG GTGTGATCTTTGCCAGTATCGGAGCTGGACTGGGAGAACTGaccttcctctccctcactgtCTACTTCAGCAG GGATGTACTCGGAGGTTGGAGCTCAGGCACTGGCGGCGCCGGTGTGGGCGGAGCCTTCCTCTACTCGGGCCTCACCCAGTTCGGCCTGTCGCCCCAGGTTACGCTTCTCACCATGCTGGTGGTCCCGTTGACGTTGTTGCTAAG ctATTTCTTCCTGCTGGTTGTTCCACCTTCGTTGCCTCAGTGGAGAGTCAGGGCGACGGAGTACACTGCCGTGGGCTCAGAGGACAGACGGGCTCTGATGGATGaatcggaggaggaggagcaggagaagtcAACCCCAG CAGAGGACAGGACCGTCGGACCTCTCACCCTCACAGAGAAACTTCATGTCATCAAA GGCCTGCTGAGGTTCGTGTTCCCTCTTGGACTGGTCTACTTCGCTGAGTACTTCATCAACCAGGGCCTG ATGGAGCTCATGTATTTCCCCAAATTCTTCCTGTCCCATGCAGAGCAGTATCGCTG gtaccAGACGCTGTACCAAGTGGGTGTGTTGGTGTCTCGATCGTCCCTGTGCTGTGTGAAGATCAGGAAACTGTGGGCTGTCTCTTTGCTTCAG GTGGTGAACGCAGTGCTGCTCCTGTTCGCAGTGCGTTACCAGTTCCTGCCCAGTGCCTGGATGGTGTTCCCTATCGTCTTCTATGAGGGCCTGCTGGGTGGAGCGGCGTACGTCAACACCTTCTACTTCATCAGCAAGGAG ACCGGAGACAGACACAGGGAGTTCGCCATGGCCGCCGCCAGCGTGGGAGACAGTCTGGGCATAGCTGTGGCCGGACTCACCGCTTTCCCCGTCCACAGATACTTCTGCTCCCTATGA
- the LOC129099143 gene encoding tryptase-2-like: MAFGALLAGLVLIHTGGLLGAEVRSSIIGGEDAKKDNWPWMVHLNITDEKKNWRCGGTILNENWVLSAASCWQTNNQISYKKTMIWAGAYNLKKGAKEYLGIEFYMNNPGFKELGEGHYVNDIALVKLKYPVDTSGEIKAVNLPDPDATFDSSSECWIIGWGDTKGNTHLASPETLQQLKTTIIPQKKCKAKNPYLAEGVMCAGDKAEGKDACTGDYGGPLVCKTAGGYVQVGIMSYSSCGVKGNPGFYTEVSKFREYINNYIHKP, encoded by the exons ATGGCCTTCGGAGCACTTCTCGCTGGGCTGGTACTGATCCACACTGGAG GTCTGCTTGGGGCCGAGGTGAGGAGCTCCATCATCGGGGGGGAGGATGCTAAAAAGGATAACTGGCCGTGGATGGTCCACCTGAACATAACTGATGAGAAAAAGAACTGGCGCTGCGGCGGCACCATCCTGAATGAAAATTGGGTGCTGAGTGCTGCAAGCTGCTGGCAAac AAATAATCAGATTAGCTACAAGAAAACAATGATTTGGGCAGGCGCATACAACCTGAAAAAGGGTGCCAAGGAATACCTGGGCATTGAATTTTATATGAACAACCCCGGGTTCAAGGAACTGGGCGAGGGCCACTACGTGAACGACATCGCTCTGGTGAAGCTGAAGTACCCGGTGGATACCTCAGGGGAGATCAAGGCAGTGAATCTGCCCGACCCCGACGCCACCTTTGACTCATCGTCTGAGTGTTGGATCATTGGATGGGGGGATACTAAGGGAAATA CTCATCTGGCGAGTCCTGAAACCCTTCAACAGCTGAAGACTACCATCATCCCTCAAAAGAAATGTAAGGCCAAGAATCCTTATCTGGCTGAAGGAGTAATGTGTGCAGGGGACAAGGCAGAAGGGAAGGACGCCTGCACA GGGGATTATGGCGGCCCGCTGGTGTGTAAAACAGCCGGGGGCTACGTGCAGGTGGGCATCATGAGTTACAGCAGTTGTGGTGTCAAAGGCAACCCTGGCTTCTATACCGAAGTGTCCAAGTTTCGGGAGTATATCAACAACTACATCCACAAACCCTAG